The Argopecten irradians isolate NY chromosome 16, Ai_NY, whole genome shotgun sequence genome window below encodes:
- the LOC138311102 gene encoding PCNA-associated factor-like, giving the protein MVRTKADSGSAASRKVVAASAPRKVLGSSGSSGSSGESPSGKGKYAGGNPVCPRPTPEWQKGIGMFLKKSPSKSTEKENSDPTELDQEKGASSSSGAGSSGSNADEIEVDNEDS; this is encoded by the exons ATGGTCCGCACAAAAGCAGATTCTGGAAGTGCTGCATCACGTAAAG ttGTGGCTGCCAGTGCCCCAAGGAAAGTGCTAGGCAGTAGTGGCAGTTCTGGCTCATCAGGGGAATCCCCCTCAG GTAAAGGAAAATATGCTGGTGGGAACCCAGTTTGTCCAAGACCAACACCTGAATGGCAAAAAGGAATTGGCATGTTTTTGAAAAAGTCCCCGAGCAAGTCAACAGAGAAAGAGAATTCAGACCCTACAGAATTGGACCAGGAGAAAGGAGCATCTAGCAGCAGTGGAGCGGG CTCCTCTGGTAGTAATGCAGATGAAATCGAAGTAGACAACGAAGACTCATGA
- the LOC138310437 gene encoding uncharacterized protein, translating to MAEIPTVAKVIIALVAIGVLLIVILVPMSFSYLEYYEYGFLRQKSTGTVTLDKVYTSGRSYTGPDVEFKIFQADAHKVELDDITVFTADKLEVSVTVYFQYFLRMEDLPLLHAAYDLYYEDVMKTSATDAVKGATTTFNTKQMITDRKILEETLYTAVRERLGGICCRKDCSAFASACPPGCKPYSSCETGDKGLYADVRYFQLGEVEISDSVKERFMQALVLLEEAETEILKQEAQVIRKNTTAIIQRTENEAAEIQEQGTAEAAYIQSIANANYTAIIETARSEGLKAVFNRLAVTDQKYKSSFDYLRTLRGLTHIHLSVDYQQLIAGNFGSG from the exons ATGGCTGAGATACCCACAGTCGCAAAAGTAATCATCGCATTAGTCGCGATAGGAGTTCTGCTGATTGTCATTCTAGTTCCAATGAGTTTCAGTTACCTGGAATACTACGAG TATGGATTCCTACGACAAAAATCCACCGGCACTGTGACCCTGGATAAGGTTTATACGTCGGGACGATCATATACTGGACCAGATGTGGAGTTCAAAATCTTTCAGGCCGACGCCCATAAGGTAGAACTAGATGATATTACGGTATTCACAGCGGACAAGTTGGAGGTTAGCGTGACTGTGTACTTCCAGTATTTCTTACGAATGGAAGATCTTCCTCTTTTACACGCTGCCTACGATCTGTATTATGAGGACGTCATGAAAACGAGTGCAACAGACGCAGTCAAG GGTGCTACAACAACATTTAACACAAAGCAGATGATAACTGATCGTAAAATATTGGAGGAGACCCTTTATACAGCAGTGAGAGAGAGGCTCGGGGGCATCTGTTGTAGAAAAGACTGCTCAGCATTTGCTAGTG CTTGCCCTCCTGGCTGTAAACCCTACAGTTCATGTGAGACTGGTGACAAAGGCCTGTATGCGGATGTCCGGTATTTCCAGCTCGGTGAAGTTGAAATCTCAGATTCAGTAAAAGAGCGGTTCATGCAGGCATTGGTTCTCCTAGAGGAAGCAGAGACAGAGATTCTCAAACAGGAAGCTCAGGTTATCAGAAAAAACACCACAGCAATA ATACAACGAACAGAGAATGAGGCCGCAGAGATTCAGGAGCAGGGAACAGCGGAGGCAGCCTACATACAGTCGATCGCTAACGCTAATTATACGGCCATTATTGAAACAGCGCGTAGCGAGGGGCTGAAGGCAGTATTTAACAGGCTGGCCGTCACTGATCAAAAGTACAAGAGCAGTTTTGATTATCTACGTACGTTACGTGGATTGACTCACATTCATCTGTCTGTCGATTACCAGCAGCTCATCGCCGGAAATTTTGGTTCAGgctaa
- the LOC138310295 gene encoding uncharacterized protein isoform X2, with product MSSVGVQSAGSGGRQARWSKTARSIQGEKRPAVSRERSFVDDEQEVEHVIQYRLPRISISREDLEHVPLDVDEKVYSRYGYEEAVKIPELGPVIRMINPPQTYAQTDRQVNMLVPRFKHAAITPRRTPWTSRERTDDGFSRVMSSQKFRSESSKPEVDRSPSPLSRSDSPAKSIKSIHWMLGSTKHPLFDHKGRSRFQGPFSREFTVTCIAPSNWRRMKWGRSRTTLVQ from the exons GTGGTCAAAAACAGCGAGAAGTATACAAGGAGAGAAACGACCAGCGGTCAGCAGAGAGCGTTCATTTGTGGACGATGAACAGGAAGTAGAGCACGTGATTCAGTACCGCCTTCCGCGTATTAGTATCTCACGTGAAGACCTTGAACATGTACCTCTCGACGTGGACGAGAAGGTGTACAGTCGTTATGGTTACGAAGAGGCGGTGAAGATACCGGAACTGGGTCCTGTTATCCGCATGATTAACCCCCCACAGACATACGCCCAAACAGACAGACAAGTCAACATGCTCGTGCCGAGATTCAAGCACGCGGCCATCACTCCCCGACGGACTCCGTGGACAAGTCGCGAGAGGACGGATGACGGATTCAGCAG GGTAATGAGCAGCCAGAAGTTCCGGTCCGAGTCCAGCAAACCGGAAGTAGACCGCAGTCCTTCTCCGCTAAGTCGGAGCGATTCTCCCGCCAAATCTATAAAGAGCATTCACTGGATGCTTGGTAGTACCAAACATCCCCTGTTTGACCACAAG GGTCGAAGTCGATTCCAAGGTCCATTCTCGCGAGAATTCACCGTGACTTGTATCGCTCCTTCCAACTGGAGGCGGATGAAGTGGGGTCGTTCTCGTACCACTCTGGTGCAATAA
- the LOC138310295 gene encoding uncharacterized protein isoform X1 has product MSVNTGLCLALPAIQADPFDGHHTLRWSKTARSIQGEKRPAVSRERSFVDDEQEVEHVIQYRLPRISISREDLEHVPLDVDEKVYSRYGYEEAVKIPELGPVIRMINPPQTYAQTDRQVNMLVPRFKHAAITPRRTPWTSRERTDDGFSRVMSSQKFRSESSKPEVDRSPSPLSRSDSPAKSIKSIHWMLGSTKHPLFDHKGRSRFQGPFSREFTVTCIAPSNWRRMKWGRSRTTLVQ; this is encoded by the exons ATGTCGGTCAACACAGGACTTTGTTTGGCTTTACCAGCCATACAGGCTGATCCATTCGATGGTCAtcatacactcag GTGGTCAAAAACAGCGAGAAGTATACAAGGAGAGAAACGACCAGCGGTCAGCAGAGAGCGTTCATTTGTGGACGATGAACAGGAAGTAGAGCACGTGATTCAGTACCGCCTTCCGCGTATTAGTATCTCACGTGAAGACCTTGAACATGTACCTCTCGACGTGGACGAGAAGGTGTACAGTCGTTATGGTTACGAAGAGGCGGTGAAGATACCGGAACTGGGTCCTGTTATCCGCATGATTAACCCCCCACAGACATACGCCCAAACAGACAGACAAGTCAACATGCTCGTGCCGAGATTCAAGCACGCGGCCATCACTCCCCGACGGACTCCGTGGACAAGTCGCGAGAGGACGGATGACGGATTCAGCAG GGTAATGAGCAGCCAGAAGTTCCGGTCCGAGTCCAGCAAACCGGAAGTAGACCGCAGTCCTTCTCCGCTAAGTCGGAGCGATTCTCCCGCCAAATCTATAAAGAGCATTCACTGGATGCTTGGTAGTACCAAACATCCCCTGTTTGACCACAAG GGTCGAAGTCGATTCCAAGGTCCATTCTCGCGAGAATTCACCGTGACTTGTATCGCTCCTTCCAACTGGAGGCGGATGAAGTGGGGTCGTTCTCGTACCACTCTGGTGCAATAA